CCCGCCGTTCCTCGCCGGGCACTGGGTCCCCGAGCTCGTGCGCCGCGCGGGCGGTGAGCCGGTCGGCGGCGTCGACGCGGGCCGCAGCACCACCGTGGACTGGGCCGACCTGCCCGACGCCGACGTGGTCGTCGTCGCCCCCTGCGGCTACGGCCTCGACGACGCCCGCACGCAGGCCGCCGCGGTCCGCCCGCTGCTGCCCGACGTCCCGGTGCTGGCGATGGACTCCGCGTCCTACGTCGTGCGGGCCGGACCCCGGCTCGTCGACGGGATCGAGGCGCTGGCCGGGGCCCTGCACCCGGACGCCGTCGCACCGGCCCCGCCCGGCCGGATCGCGCGGCTCTGAGCGCACCGGGTGACGCGCGTGCGCGCCGTCACCCCGGACGTCAAGATCGCGTCAAGGCGGCGCCCCCGGCCGTCAAGCCCCCGTAGCGGGCGCCCCGCCACCACCCGGGCCGGGGGGACGCTCTCGCCGTCCCGCCGGAACGGCCGGTGGGGGTGGGAGGTCCGGCTATGGCCGACATCGCGTACGTGCTGCTGCTGGTCGGCGGCTTCCTGGTGCTCGTGCTGACACTGCGCGGACTGGAGAGGCTGTGATCGTCGCGAACGTCGTCGGGGTGGTCGTCGCCCTGACCCTGCTGGTCTACCTGTTCGTCGCGCTGATCCGTCCGGAGAAGTTCTGATGTCGTCCACCGTCGCCGGCCTGCTCCAGGTCGGCGCGCTCCTCGTGCTGCTCGCGGCCGTGTACGCGCCGTTCGGCGACTACATGGCCCGGGTGTACGAGAGCGAGAAGCACTGGCGGGTGGAGCGGGCGCTCTACCGCGTCGTCCGGGTCGACCCGGGCTCCGAGCAGCGCTGGACGGTCTACGCCGCCGCCCTGCTCGCGTTCTCCTTCGTCTCGGTCCTGTTCCTCTACCTGCTGCAGCGGTTCCAGGCGTTCCTCCCGCTGAGCCTGGACCGCGGCGCGGTGGAGCCGGGGATCGCGTTCAACACCGCCGTGTCGTTCGTGACCAACACGAACTGGCAGTCCTACGTGCCCGAGACGACCATGGGCCACCTGGTCCAGATGGCCGGGCTGACGGTGCAGAACTTCGTCTCGGCCGCGGTCGGCATGGCCGTCGCCGTCGCGCTCGTGCGCGGGTTCGCCCGCACGGGGTCCGATCGCCTCGGCAACTTCTGGGTCGACCTGACCCGCGGCGTCACCCGCATCCTGCTGCCGATCTCGGTGGTCGGGGCGATCGTGCTGATCGCGCTGGGCGTCACGATGTCGCTGCGGGCCGGCGTCGACGTCACGGGGGTCGACGGGGCGCGGAGCACCATCGCGCTCGCGCCGACGGCCAGCCAGGAGGTCATCAAGGAGGTCGGCACCAACGGCGGCGGGATCTTCAACGCCAACTCCTCGCACCCGTTCGAGAACCCGAACGCGGTCACGAACGTCCTGGAGGTCTTCCTGCTGCTGGTGATCCCGGTCTGCCTCACCCGCACGTTCGGCGTGATCGTGCGGGACAGGCGCCAGGGGCACCTGCTGATCGCCGTCATGGGCGCGCTGTGGGGGATCCTGCTCGCCGTCGCCTGGTGGGCCGAGAGCCACCCGAACGGCCCGGCGCACCTGCTCGCGGGCGGCGCGCTGGAGGGCAAGGAGACCCGGTTCGGCATCCCGTCCTCGGTGCTGTTCGCCATCTCCACCACCGGCACGTCGACGGGCGCGGTGAACAGCTGGCACGACGCCTACACCGGCCTCGGCGGCGGCATGACGCTGCTGAACATGCTGTTCGGCGAGGTCGCGCCGGGCGGGGTCGGCGCGGGTCTCTACGGCATGCTGGTGCTCGCGGTCATCGCGGTGTTCCTGGCCGGGCTGATGGTCGGGCGCACCCCGGAGTACCTGGGCAAGAAGCTCGGGCGGGTGCAGATCACCGCCGCCGTCGTCGCGATACTGGCGATGCCGACCATGGTGCTGCTCGGCACCGGGGCGGCGCTCGCCCAGCCCGCGGAGATCGACGCCGCGCTGAACAACTCCGGCGCGCACGGACTGTCCGAGGTGCTCTACGCCTACGCCAGCGCCGCCAACAACAACGGCAGCGCGTTCGCCGGCATCACGGTCACCAGCGGCTGGTTCCAGGCCTCGCTCGGCGTCGCCATGCTGATCGGCCGGTTCGTCCCGATCCTGGCGGTGCTGGCCCTGGCCGGGTCGCTCGCGGCGCAGAAGCGCGTCGAACCCGGGGCGGGCAGCCTGCCCACGTCCGGGCCGCTGTTCGGCGTGCTGCTCGGCGGCACGGTCGTCCTCGTCGCCGCACTCACGTTCTTCCCGGCCCTCGCACTGGGCCCGTTCGCGGAGGCACTCGCATGACCGCAGTACTGGACAAGCCGCAGGAGCAGCGTTCCGTCGCGGCCGGGGCGTTCGCCCCGTCGCAGCTGCTCGCGTCGCTGCCCGACGCGCTGCGCAAGCTCCACCCGCGCGCCCAGCTCCGCAACCCCGTCATGTTCGTGGTGTGGGTCGGGTCGGTGCTGGTCACGGTGCTGGCGTGCGTCGAGCCCAGCGTGTTCGCGGTCCTCATCGCCGTCTGGCTCTGGTTCACCGTGCTGTTCGCGAACCTCGCCGAGGCCGTCGCGGAGGGCCGCGGCAAGGCGCAGGCCGAGTCGCTGCGCCGCACCAAGGCGGAGTCGGTCGCCCGGCGCCTCACCGCGGACGGCGGCGAGGAGCAGGTGCCCGGCACCGAGCTGCGCATCGGTGACCGCGTGGTCGTCGAGGCCGGTGAGGTCATCCCCGGCGACGGCGACGTCGTCGAGGGCATCGCCACCGTCGACGAGTCGGCGATCACCGGCGAGTCCGCCCCCGTCATCCGCGAGTCCGGCGGCGACCGGTCCTCGGTCACCGGTGGGACCACGGTGCTGTCCGACCGGATCGTCGTGGAGATCACGACGAAGCCGGGGGAGTCGTTCGTCGACCGGATGATCGCCCTGGTCGAGGGCGCCGAACGGCAGAAGACGCCCAACGAGATCGCCCTGACGATCCTGCTCTCCGCCCTGACGATCATCTTCCTGCTCGCCGTGGTCGCCCTGCAGCCGATGGCCGGCTACTCGGGGGCGCAGCAGTCGCTGATCGTGCTCACCGCGCTGCTGGTCTGCCTCATCCCGACGACGATCGGCGCGCTGCTCTCCGCCATCGGCATCGCCGGCATGGACCGGCTGGTGCAGCGCAACGTCCTCGCGACCTCGGGCCGGGCCGTGGAGGCCGCCGGCGACGTCGACGTGCTGCTGCTGGACAAGACCGGCACGATCACCTTCGGCAACCGGCAGGCCACCGACCTGGTCCCGGTCGGCGGGGTCGGGACCGAGGAGCTGGCGGCCGCGGCGCGGCTGTCCAGCCTGGCCGACACCACGCCCGAGGGTCGCTCGATCGTCGCGCTCTGCGCGGAGCGGTTCGGGCTGGCGGGCGAGGCCACCCGCGACGAGGCCGTCGCCGAGTTCGTGCCGTTCACGGCGCAGACCCGGATGTCGGGGATCGACATCGGGGGGCGGGAGATCCGCAAGGGCGCCTCGAGCGCCGTGGCCGGGTGGGTCGGGTCGCTCGACGCCGAGGTCACCGACGTCGTCGACGCGATCAGCCAGGGCGGCGGCACCCCGCTCGTGGTGGCCGAGCGCGGCCGGGTGCTGGGCGTCGTCGCGCTGTCCGACGTCGTCAAGCCCGGCATGCGCGAGCGGTTCGACGAGATGCGCTCGATGGGCATCCGCACCGTCATGATCACCGGGGACAACGCGCTCACCGCCGCGGCCATCGCGAAGGAGGCGGGCGTCGACGACGTCCTCGCCGAGGCCACCCCCGAGGACAAGATGGCGCTGATCAAGAAGGAGCAGGCGGGTGGGCGGCTGGTCGCCATGACCGGGGACGGCACCAACGACGCTCCCGCGCTCGCGCAGGCCGACGTCGGCGTCGCGATGAACACGGGGACGGCCGCGGCCAAGGAGGCCGGCAACATGGTCGACCTCGACTCGGACCCCACGAAGCTCATCGAGATCGTGGAGATCGGCAAGCAGCTGCTCATCACCCGCGGCGCGCTCACCACGTTCTCCGTGGCCAACGACCTCGCGAAGTACTTCGCGATCCTGCCGGCCATGTTCGCGGTGCTCCACCCGCAGCTCGACAAGCTCAACGTGATGCAGCTGGCGTCGCCGAACTCGGCGATCCTCTCGGCCGTCGTCTTCAACGCGCTGATCATCGTGGTGCTCATCCCGCTGGCGCTCAAGGGTGTGCGGTACCGGCCCACCGGTGCGGCGAACCTGTTGCGCCGCAACCTGTTGATCTACGGACTGGGCGGCGTCGTCACGCCGTTCGTCGGGATCTTCCTCATCGACCTGCTCGTCCGCCTCATCCCGGGGATCTGATGCTCACCTCCATCGTCCGCCAGTCCGGCGCCGCGCTGCGCGTGCTGCTGGTCATGACCCTGCTGCTCGGGGTCGTCTACCCGCTCGGGATCTGGCTCGTCGCCCGCGTCCCGGGCCTGTCCGGGCCCGCCGAGGGCTCGATCATCACCTCCGCCGACGGCACGGCGGTCGGGTCGTCGCTGATCGGGATCGACCCGGTCGCGGCCGACCCGGCCGCCGACCCGTGGTTCCACACGCGGCCCTCGGCCACCGCCGAGGACGAGCTGGGCCTCGGCCCGGGCGACCCCTCCACCTCGGCCGGGGCCAACCTCGGCGGCTTCGACGAGGGGCTGGTCGCGACGATCGCGGCCCGGCGGGAGGCGATCGCGGCCCGTGAGGGCGTCGACGTCTCCGCGGTGCCGGTGGACGCGGTGTCGAGCTCGGCGTCGGGGATCGACCCCGGCATCAGCCCCGCCTACGCGGAGCTGCAGGTCCCGCGGGTGGCGCGGGTGACCGGCCTGTCGCAGGACGCGGTCCGCGCCCTCGTCGCGGACGCGACGAGCGGCCGGGTCCTCGGTTTCCTGGGCGAGCCGCAGGTGAACACGACCGAGCTCAACCTGGCGGTGGCGGCCGCGGGCGCGGGCTGAGCGTCCGTTGCAGCAAGGCCACCTTCACGCAACGAGATCGCGTGAAGGTGGCCTTGCTGCAATCGGGGTGGTGGGGTGCGGGAGGAGGATGGGTCTGTGGGTGAGCGTGGGGAGTTGCGGATCTACCTCGGGGCCGCGCCGGGTGTGGGCAAGACCTTCGCGATGCTCGGCGAGGCGCACCGCCGGATCGAGCGCGGCACCGACGTCGTCGTCGGGCTGGTGGAGACGCACGGGCGGGAGAAGACCGCCGCGCTGCTGGCGGGCATCGAGACCGTGCCCCGCCGCCGCCACCTGCACCGCGGCACCGCGCTCGAGGAGATGGACGTCGACGCCCTGCTCGCGCGCGCGCCCGAGGTGGCGATCGTCGACGAGCTCGCGCACACCAACGCCCCCGGCTCCCGCAACGCCAAGCGCCACCAAGACGTCGCCGAGCTGCTGGAGGCCGGGATCGACGTCCTGACCACGGTCAACGTGCAGCACCTGGAGTCCCTCAACGACGTGGTGGAGCGGATCACCGGGGTCACCCAGCGCGAGACCGTGCCCGACGAGGTGGTGCGCCGCGCGGAGCAGATCGAGCTCGTCGACATCACCCCGGAGGCGCTGCGCCGCCGCATGGCCCACGGCAACATCTACGCCGCGGAGAAGGTCGACGCGGCCCTGAGCAACTACTTCCAGCCCGGCAACCTCATCGCGCTGCGCGAGCTGGCCCTGCTGTGGGTCGCCGACCAGGTCGACGTGGCGCTGCAGCGCTACCGCGCCGACCGCGCGATCACCGACACCTGGGAGACCCGCGAGCGGGTCGTCGTCGCCGTCACCGGCGGCACCGAGAGCGAGACGGTGGTGCGCCGGGCCGCGCGGATCGCCAAGCGCGCCGGATCGGCCGACCTGCTGTGCGTGCACGTCCTGCGCGGCGACGGCCTCGCGGGCGCCCCGGTCGGCGCGCTCGCATCGCTGCGCACGCTGGCCGACGACGTGGGC
This sequence is a window from Pseudonocardia petroleophila. Protein-coding genes within it:
- a CDS encoding potassium-transporting ATPase subunit C produces the protein MLTSIVRQSGAALRVLLVMTLLLGVVYPLGIWLVARVPGLSGPAEGSIITSADGTAVGSSLIGIDPVAADPAADPWFHTRPSATAEDELGLGPGDPSTSAGANLGGFDEGLVATIAARREAIAAREGVDVSAVPVDAVSSSASGIDPGISPAYAELQVPRVARVTGLSQDAVRALVADATSGRVLGFLGEPQVNTTELNLAVAAAGAG
- the kdpF gene encoding K(+)-transporting ATPase subunit F: MIVANVVGVVVALTLLVYLFVALIRPEKF
- the kdpA gene encoding potassium-transporting ATPase subunit KdpA, with the translated sequence MSSTVAGLLQVGALLVLLAAVYAPFGDYMARVYESEKHWRVERALYRVVRVDPGSEQRWTVYAAALLAFSFVSVLFLYLLQRFQAFLPLSLDRGAVEPGIAFNTAVSFVTNTNWQSYVPETTMGHLVQMAGLTVQNFVSAAVGMAVAVALVRGFARTGSDRLGNFWVDLTRGVTRILLPISVVGAIVLIALGVTMSLRAGVDVTGVDGARSTIALAPTASQEVIKEVGTNGGGIFNANSSHPFENPNAVTNVLEVFLLLVIPVCLTRTFGVIVRDRRQGHLLIAVMGALWGILLAVAWWAESHPNGPAHLLAGGALEGKETRFGIPSSVLFAISTTGTSTGAVNSWHDAYTGLGGGMTLLNMLFGEVAPGGVGAGLYGMLVLAVIAVFLAGLMVGRTPEYLGKKLGRVQITAAVVAILAMPTMVLLGTGAALAQPAEIDAALNNSGAHGLSEVLYAYASAANNNGSAFAGITVTSGWFQASLGVAMLIGRFVPILAVLALAGSLAAQKRVEPGAGSLPTSGPLFGVLLGGTVVLVAALTFFPALALGPFAEALA
- the kdpB gene encoding potassium-transporting ATPase subunit KdpB; this encodes MTAVLDKPQEQRSVAAGAFAPSQLLASLPDALRKLHPRAQLRNPVMFVVWVGSVLVTVLACVEPSVFAVLIAVWLWFTVLFANLAEAVAEGRGKAQAESLRRTKAESVARRLTADGGEEQVPGTELRIGDRVVVEAGEVIPGDGDVVEGIATVDESAITGESAPVIRESGGDRSSVTGGTTVLSDRIVVEITTKPGESFVDRMIALVEGAERQKTPNEIALTILLSALTIIFLLAVVALQPMAGYSGAQQSLIVLTALLVCLIPTTIGALLSAIGIAGMDRLVQRNVLATSGRAVEAAGDVDVLLLDKTGTITFGNRQATDLVPVGGVGTEELAAAARLSSLADTTPEGRSIVALCAERFGLAGEATRDEAVAEFVPFTAQTRMSGIDIGGREIRKGASSAVAGWVGSLDAEVTDVVDAISQGGGTPLVVAERGRVLGVVALSDVVKPGMRERFDEMRSMGIRTVMITGDNALTAAAIAKEAGVDDVLAEATPEDKMALIKKEQAGGRLVAMTGDGTNDAPALAQADVGVAMNTGTAAAKEAGNMVDLDSDPTKLIEIVEIGKQLLITRGALTTFSVANDLAKYFAILPAMFAVLHPQLDKLNVMQLASPNSAILSAVVFNALIIVVLIPLALKGVRYRPTGAANLLRRNLLIYGLGGVVTPFVGIFLIDLLVRLIPGI